In a genomic window of Thermithiobacillus tepidarius DSM 3134:
- a CDS encoding copper resistance CopC family protein translates to MASRLWTVLGVGLLLNPGLAPPALAHTHLVRSEPAAQAALAAPPRRFALYFAQPIEGAFSRYLLIAGQDSRQWPLAADQPAVRHPVAVSGPLPELKPGRYVLRWSVVSLDGHRQEGRIPFTVR, encoded by the coding sequence ATGGCATCGCGTCTCTGGACTGTGCTGGGTGTCGGACTGCTGCTGAACCCGGGGCTGGCGCCGCCGGCCCTGGCCCACACCCACCTGGTGCGCTCCGAGCCGGCCGCGCAGGCGGCCCTGGCCGCGCCGCCCCGGCGCTTCGCCCTGTACTTTGCCCAGCCCATCGAAGGGGCCTTCAGCCGCTATCTTCTCATTGCCGGGCAGGATAGCCGGCAGTGGCCGCTGGCGGCGGACCAGCCCGCCGTCCGTCATCCGGTGGCGGTGAGCGGGCCGTTGCCCGAGCTGAAGCCCGGCCGCTATGTGCTGCGCTGGAGCGTGGTCTCCCTGGACGGCCACCGCCAGGAGGGGCGCATCCCCTTCACCGTGCGCTGA